In Fluviispira sanaruensis, a genomic segment contains:
- a CDS encoding lysophospholipid acyltransferase family protein: MNSNAARKEKNNINSDTLTNFSNQVFNIRRMLIEQFNRIEKDLQNKFSDNQEKFATKEELQSVIGKMQEFRQEIEKTFTTSDSNPLEPAADEFFTGLNPFNLRRKYHDFSLRLRSEEVDPFGYDPIFDKFVSPLLNFFYVKYWRVETYGISNIPADGPALLVGNHSGGLPYDATMLKIAIQREHHMHRDLRFMVEDFLFHFPFLGSLMNRFGGVRASQDNAQQLLENNHPVVVFPEGVKGLGKLYRDKYHLARFGRGGFIRLCLRTRSPLIPIAFIGPEEIHPMIAKETAISKMLGLPYTPITWTFPWLGPLGAIPLPSKWSIHILPAIDFTNFGPGAEKDRVLVYKMSRMVKEQIQDTIVDKLKNRRSIWFD; the protein is encoded by the coding sequence ATGAATAGCAACGCAGCTCGAAAAGAAAAAAATAATATAAATAGTGACACACTTACTAATTTTTCTAATCAAGTTTTTAATATAAGAAGAATGCTTATAGAGCAATTTAATAGAATCGAAAAAGATTTGCAAAATAAGTTTTCCGACAACCAAGAAAAATTCGCCACAAAAGAAGAGCTGCAAAGTGTTATTGGTAAAATGCAGGAATTTCGCCAAGAAATTGAAAAAACATTCACAACAAGTGATAGCAATCCACTTGAGCCTGCAGCTGATGAATTTTTTACGGGCTTAAATCCATTTAATTTACGCAGAAAATATCATGATTTTTCCTTAAGATTGCGCAGTGAAGAAGTCGATCCCTTTGGATACGACCCTATTTTCGACAAATTTGTCAGTCCATTGCTGAATTTCTTCTACGTAAAATACTGGCGAGTTGAAACATATGGGATATCGAATATTCCAGCCGATGGCCCAGCACTTCTCGTCGGCAACCACTCAGGCGGCCTCCCCTACGATGCCACCATGCTCAAAATTGCGATCCAGAGAGAGCACCATATGCATAGAGATCTTCGTTTTATGGTTGAGGATTTCTTATTTCATTTCCCATTTTTAGGCTCACTCATGAATCGCTTTGGCGGTGTGAGAGCCAGCCAAGATAATGCTCAGCAACTGCTTGAAAACAATCACCCTGTGGTTGTTTTCCCAGAAGGAGTGAAAGGACTTGGGAAATTATATCGCGATAAATATCATTTAGCGCGTTTTGGCAGAGGTGGTTTCATTCGCCTTTGTCTGCGCACACGCTCGCCTCTCATACCAATTGCTTTTATAGGACCAGAGGAAATTCATCCTATGATTGCTAAAGAAACAGCTATTTCTAAAATGCTTGGACTTCCTTACACACCCATTACTTGGACTTTTCCTTGGCTCGGCCCGTTAGGAGCCATTCCTCTACCCAGCAAATGGAGCATACATATTCTACCAGCAATCGATTTTACAAATTTCGGGCCTGGAGCCGAAAAAGATCGTGTTTTAGTTTATAAAATGAGTAGAATGGTAAAAGAACAAATTCAAGACACCATTGTCGATAAATTAAAAAATAGACGGAGCATATGGTTTGATTAA
- a CDS encoding ParA family protein: MTQIIRVIYNQKGGVGKTTLAVNLAACAAKSGKRTLLIDSDPQGNASSYILGNDKYPDSTLADYYESCLHLNIFRQSIFEYITLNTKIPNLHLVASNRELEDLRTKLENKHKIMKLREGLKNNTYEQVYLDPPPANDFFSLACLIAATEIIIPIDCDAFSIRAATEIKNTIEEVRQDHNPNLKVLGIVVNQFQKGTKHSIGIIQELQKIGFQILEPYIPSSVKIRESHSEIKPIVIGHPEHAVSQAIQSLFNSIENISQMKNIRNNFTDKTSSKENNSALNLD; the protein is encoded by the coding sequence ATGACACAGATTATAAGGGTAATATACAATCAAAAAGGTGGAGTTGGTAAAACAACACTTGCTGTTAACTTAGCAGCTTGTGCCGCAAAATCTGGCAAAAGAACACTCTTAATCGATTCCGATCCACAAGGGAATGCAAGTTCCTATATTTTAGGTAACGATAAGTATCCAGATAGTACTTTGGCCGATTATTATGAAAGTTGTTTACATTTAAATATATTTCGACAATCTATTTTTGAGTATATTACATTGAATACGAAAATACCCAATTTGCATCTTGTTGCAAGCAATCGTGAACTCGAAGATTTAAGAACGAAACTGGAAAATAAACATAAAATAATGAAATTACGTGAAGGCCTTAAAAATAACACATATGAACAGGTCTATCTTGATCCACCACCTGCTAATGATTTTTTCAGTCTTGCATGTTTAATAGCAGCAACCGAAATTATTATTCCTATAGACTGCGATGCCTTTAGCATTCGTGCAGCAACAGAAATAAAAAATACCATCGAAGAAGTTAGACAGGATCACAATCCCAACCTAAAAGTTTTAGGAATTGTAGTCAACCAATTTCAAAAAGGCACAAAACATTCTATTGGTATTATTCAAGAACTACAAAAGATTGGATTCCAAATATTGGAGCCATATATTCCATCAAGTGTAAAAATAAGAGAATCCCATTCAGAAATTAAACCGATCGTAATTGGGCATCCTGAACACGCAGTGAGTCAAGCAATTCAATCTCTATTTAATTCTATAGAAAATATTTCACAAATGAAAAATATAAGAAACAATTTCACAGATAAAACATCTTCTAAAGAAAATAATTCAGCTTTGAATTTAGATTGA
- the ggt gene encoding gamma-glutamyltransferase — translation MHRKYIKNTTKASLILIFSLLPYQIKSLANNFPIEESYQIFQPEYSEKGMVASQEKIASEVGAQILKQGGNAVDAAVAVGYALAVTLPKAGNIGGGGFMLIWLNKEKKAVVINYREKAPLAAHKNMFLDKDAKVDVEEITASYNGAGVPGTVYGLNSALTKYGSMPLKKVMAPAIHLARNGILVTHALSTSLTENKKHLQKSEESTKIFFNKEKEAFKPGEILIQKDLANTLEEIALYGSDAFYKGKIAKKIIDDVQSHKGIMTLKDLEQYKAIEMTPIEGTYNGFKVLSVPPPSSGGVTLIEILNILENVDFKKIPFRSAEYFHILSEAMNYAYYDRNNSLGDPDFVKNPIERLTSKKYAKQIFQSMDLKKHTPSEIVQKEGIRRESNQEGNTTHYSIVDKHGNMVSNTYTLNYYYGNGKTVKGTGILLNNEMDDFTAKVGAANSFGLIQGPKNSIEPQKRPLSSMTPTILLNDKKEAILATGAPGGSRIITQSLLMITGFIDYNKNISTLASYPRFHRQLWPDKFFYEDGIAFETLESLKKMGHEIEKVRPYGSLQTVQKDPDNHFLGSSDPRSEGDAAVGVW, via the coding sequence ATGCACAGAAAATACATTAAAAATACAACAAAAGCATCTCTTATTCTTATTTTTTCTCTTTTACCTTATCAAATTAAAAGCTTGGCAAATAATTTTCCAATTGAAGAATCCTATCAAATTTTCCAACCAGAATATTCTGAAAAAGGGATGGTCGCATCGCAAGAAAAAATTGCATCTGAAGTAGGAGCACAGATATTGAAGCAAGGAGGAAATGCAGTCGATGCCGCCGTTGCAGTTGGCTATGCCCTTGCTGTCACTTTACCGAAAGCAGGAAATATTGGTGGCGGTGGATTTATGCTTATTTGGCTCAATAAAGAAAAAAAAGCTGTCGTAATAAATTATAGAGAAAAAGCCCCTCTCGCTGCTCACAAAAACATGTTCCTAGATAAAGATGCTAAAGTCGATGTGGAAGAAATAACAGCAAGCTATAACGGTGCAGGTGTCCCTGGAACAGTCTATGGACTCAACTCTGCCTTAACAAAATACGGAAGTATGCCCTTAAAAAAAGTCATGGCTCCTGCCATACATTTAGCACGCAATGGAATTTTAGTCACTCATGCTCTCTCAACATCTCTTACAGAAAATAAAAAACATTTACAAAAAAGCGAAGAATCTACAAAAATATTTTTTAATAAAGAAAAAGAAGCATTCAAACCTGGGGAAATTTTAATTCAAAAAGATTTAGCAAATACTCTTGAAGAAATTGCTTTATATGGATCAGACGCTTTTTATAAAGGTAAAATAGCGAAAAAAATAATCGATGATGTGCAGTCCCATAAAGGAATAATGACCTTAAAAGATCTTGAGCAATACAAAGCTATCGAAATGACGCCGATTGAAGGCACCTACAATGGATTTAAAGTTTTATCCGTTCCTCCTCCCAGCTCAGGTGGAGTTACTTTAATCGAGATTTTAAATATATTAGAAAATGTCGATTTTAAAAAAATACCATTTCGCAGTGCGGAATATTTTCATATATTAAGTGAAGCAATGAATTATGCCTATTATGATCGAAACAATTCTTTAGGCGATCCTGATTTTGTTAAAAATCCAATTGAACGTCTCACTTCAAAAAAATATGCAAAACAAATATTTCAGAGTATGGACTTAAAAAAACACACCCCATCTGAAATTGTCCAAAAAGAAGGAATCCGCCGCGAAAGCAATCAGGAAGGAAACACAACCCATTATTCAATAGTTGATAAGCATGGAAATATGGTATCGAATACATATACGTTAAACTATTATTATGGAAATGGTAAAACAGTTAAAGGAACAGGAATCCTTTTAAATAATGAAATGGATGATTTCACTGCAAAAGTAGGAGCGGCAAATTCTTTTGGCTTAATTCAAGGTCCTAAAAATTCGATTGAACCTCAAAAAAGACCATTGAGCTCTATGACACCAACAATTTTATTGAACGATAAAAAAGAGGCTATTCTTGCAACGGGTGCTCCTGGTGGAAGCCGTATTATCACACAATCATTACTTATGATTACTGGATTTATTGATTATAATAAAAATATATCAACCCTTGCTTCTTACCCTCGCTTTCACCGCCAATTATGGCCAGATAAGTTTTTTTATGAAGATGGAATTGCATTTGAAACATTAGAGTCTTTAAAAAAGATGGGGCATGAGATTGAGAAAGTCAGACCCTACGGTTCGTTGCAAACAGTGCAAAAAGATCCTGATAATCACTTTTTAGGCAGCAGTGATCCACGCTCTGAAGGAGATGCTGCAGTTGGTGTTTGGTGA
- a CDS encoding ImmA/IrrE family metallo-endopeptidase, producing MINVENNRFPHSAELFRFCKEVLTIRKSSPEKVTDQDVGALLGFDPADCTHWKYGRKNIKSIQNINQLAHALEIDPRNLIDISLGKNVLYDALIEYQGYGEFICTDVERNILMQEANRIIELANIKSVPVLLPELSQILPDVELKAQEGQKEVVLSRYENGKWYITWQKGDRFGTALRFLLMREFALVMLNSETLKLKLPQDKNPIFANALSLFLLMPSHLLQIACSQCDPARDTIEQLMDLFWMSRTLVNIRLKDFLIYRN from the coding sequence ATGATCAATGTCGAAAATAATCGTTTTCCGCATAGCGCAGAGTTATTTAGGTTTTGCAAAGAAGTTCTTACAATACGGAAAAGTTCGCCTGAAAAAGTAACTGATCAAGATGTAGGTGCATTGCTTGGCTTTGATCCTGCAGATTGTACACACTGGAAATATGGGCGTAAAAATATTAAATCCATTCAAAATATCAATCAATTGGCGCATGCGCTCGAAATTGATCCGCGAAATTTGATCGATATTTCATTAGGAAAAAACGTTTTATACGATGCTCTTATCGAATATCAGGGCTATGGTGAATTTATATGCACAGATGTAGAGCGAAACATTCTTATGCAAGAAGCAAATCGAATTATTGAACTTGCAAATATTAAATCAGTTCCTGTACTCTTACCGGAGTTGTCTCAAATTTTACCTGATGTAGAATTAAAAGCACAAGAAGGGCAAAAAGAAGTCGTACTTTCTCGTTACGAAAATGGAAAGTGGTATATAACATGGCAAAAAGGAGATCGATTTGGTACAGCATTGAGATTTCTATTAATGCGTGAGTTTGCCTTGGTAATGCTCAACTCTGAGACATTAAAATTGAAACTTCCGCAAGATAAAAATCCAATTTTTGCAAACGCTCTTTCTCTTTTCTTGCTTATGCCGTCGCATTTGTTACAAATTGCTTGTAGTCAATGTGATCCTGCTCGTGACACGATTGAGCAGCTTATGGATCTTTTTTGGATGAGCCGCACACTTGTGAACATTCGGCTTAAAGATTTTCTGATATACAGAAACTAA
- a CDS encoding methyl-accepting chemotaxis protein encodes MEKSHFKFKGLSGQLLILTIIPIVLIVLISVLGWRGIKSQNDDLNYIASQRMQIINIINDMRYGVSNIARLIWIANANQENKEARDKKIEEAQQQINKLYKLSDDYIILSSREASKEKMRKIKDSWKDIEAVTFKNVSSLMQQEKFDDVRKIMLGEFYLKVTPVIANLDELESRAVSLNSEFVEKSLNEAEKTKLFSLFAGIFGTLFTIVFSFTVSKKLLRTLVVLSDQIAQSGKDVSQASTYLSSVSLQVSSGTTEAAAALEQTVASVEELSSMVKLNAENAQQAAKLSQTSYKTAEMGEVETQKLARSMADISESSKKIEEITTVIDNIAFQTNLLALNAAVEAARAGEQGRGFAVVAEAVRNLAQKSASAAKDISNLIKDSVDKIKKGEEIASSTAEVLNSILISIKKVSELNSQISSASHEQANGIVQISKAMNEIDSSTQQNASGSEKVASIASELTQQSLSLQNYVNQLNMMIHGFAMDIKSSGQNKFSEEQVSLS; translated from the coding sequence ATGGAAAAATCTCATTTTAAGTTCAAAGGTCTCAGTGGACAATTGCTTATATTAACAATAATTCCGATAGTCTTGATTGTTTTGATCAGTGTTTTGGGTTGGCGTGGCATAAAATCACAGAATGATGACTTAAATTACATAGCAAGCCAGAGGATGCAAATCATAAATATAATAAATGATATGCGCTATGGTGTGTCCAATATAGCGCGCTTAATATGGATCGCTAATGCCAATCAAGAAAATAAAGAGGCAAGGGATAAAAAGATTGAGGAAGCACAACAACAGATAAATAAACTTTATAAGCTAAGCGATGATTATATTATACTTAGTAGCAGAGAAGCAAGCAAAGAAAAAATGAGAAAAATAAAAGATTCTTGGAAAGATATAGAAGCTGTTACTTTTAAAAATGTTTCAAGTCTCATGCAACAAGAAAAATTTGATGATGTGCGGAAAATAATGTTGGGAGAATTCTACTTAAAAGTGACACCTGTAATTGCAAATTTAGATGAATTGGAAAGCAGAGCAGTGAGTTTAAATTCTGAATTTGTAGAAAAATCATTAAATGAAGCAGAGAAAACAAAGTTGTTTTCTCTTTTTGCTGGGATTTTCGGAACATTATTTACGATTGTTTTTAGCTTTACTGTTTCTAAGAAACTTTTGAGGACGCTAGTCGTTCTTTCCGATCAAATTGCGCAATCTGGTAAAGATGTTTCACAGGCAAGTACATATTTGTCTTCTGTCAGTTTGCAAGTTTCGTCTGGAACAACAGAAGCGGCTGCCGCTCTCGAACAGACAGTGGCGTCGGTCGAAGAACTCTCGAGCATGGTGAAGTTAAATGCAGAGAATGCTCAACAGGCTGCAAAACTGTCGCAGACAAGTTATAAAACAGCTGAAATGGGTGAAGTTGAAACGCAAAAATTGGCTCGTTCGATGGCAGATATTTCAGAAAGTTCTAAGAAAATAGAAGAGATTACAACTGTAATTGATAACATCGCTTTCCAGACGAATTTACTCGCTTTAAATGCTGCAGTTGAAGCCGCCAGAGCGGGTGAGCAAGGACGTGGATTTGCTGTAGTGGCTGAAGCCGTCAGGAATTTAGCACAAAAAAGTGCTTCTGCGGCAAAGGATATTTCAAATTTAATTAAAGACAGCGTAGATAAGATAAAGAAGGGTGAAGAAATTGCTTCTTCAACAGCTGAAGTTCTAAATAGTATCTTAATTTCAATAAAAAAAGTTTCAGAACTCAATTCGCAAATATCATCTGCATCGCATGAACAGGCCAACGGTATTGTCCAGATCAGCAAAGCAATGAATGAAATCGATTCGTCCACCCAACAAAATGCTTCTGGTTCCGAAAAAGTCGCTTCTATTGCTTCAGAACTAACACAACAGTCACTTTCATTGCAAAACTATGTAAATCAATTGAATATGATGATCCATGGCTTTGCGATGGATATTAAAAGTTCGGGGCAAAATAAATTTTCTGAGGAGCAAGTTTCACTTTCTTAA
- a CDS encoding DUF1338 domain-containing protein translates to MLKLQEKIINKLIKQLWLNYKAKVQQVKKIENAVRTEGDHWSEDHMAFRTLPGPHCGLETLKQVFEILGYNQADEYHFKDKKLMAISMNPPNNKEEHSTKIPPKVFLSVLEPESFSQEFQKCILKYTNDLSESPIQKLRNEFNSLKTHPENIDQFVQALTLYLSNGPVWRTPSFKDYEMLRKESEYAAWTLVYGNTPNHFTLSIHLMKKFKSLKNFNQFIQKELGIAMNTSGGGLIKGSAEVHLEQSATLAEELLVPFQEGFHKIPYAFVEFAYRHPLIGKKKDGIWSSYYQGFVTDNADKIFESTNLRKQA, encoded by the coding sequence ATGCTTAAATTACAAGAAAAAATAATTAATAAATTGATCAAACAGCTCTGGCTCAATTATAAAGCGAAGGTCCAACAGGTTAAAAAGATTGAAAATGCTGTTCGCACTGAAGGTGATCATTGGAGCGAAGACCATATGGCTTTTCGCACTCTCCCTGGGCCTCACTGTGGACTGGAAACTCTCAAACAGGTCTTTGAAATACTTGGCTACAATCAAGCTGATGAATACCACTTTAAAGATAAAAAATTGATGGCAATATCAATGAACCCTCCAAATAATAAAGAAGAGCACAGCACAAAAATTCCGCCAAAAGTGTTTTTGAGTGTTCTCGAACCTGAAAGTTTTTCACAGGAATTTCAAAAATGTATATTAAAATATACAAATGATTTAAGCGAATCTCCAATTCAAAAATTAAGAAATGAATTTAATTCTCTTAAAACTCATCCAGAAAATATCGATCAATTTGTCCAAGCGTTAACCCTTTATTTAAGCAATGGTCCTGTTTGGCGCACACCAAGTTTTAAAGATTATGAAATGCTTAGAAAAGAAAGTGAATATGCTGCTTGGACATTGGTTTATGGCAACACACCAAATCATTTTACCTTAAGTATCCACTTGATGAAAAAATTTAAGTCTCTCAAAAACTTTAACCAATTTATTCAAAAGGAACTTGGTATTGCAATGAACACTTCTGGAGGAGGTCTTATAAAAGGATCAGCCGAAGTGCATTTAGAGCAAAGTGCAACCCTTGCCGAAGAATTACTTGTTCCTTTTCAAGAAGGGTTTCATAAGATTCCATATGCATTTGTAGAGTTTGCCTATCGCCACCCACTCATTGGCAAGAAAAAAGATGGTATTTGGAGCAGTTATTATCAAGGTTTTGTTACAGACAATGCAGATAAAATTTTTGAATCAACTAATTTAAGGAAACAGGCTTAA
- the rlmD gene encoding 23S rRNA (uracil(1939)-C(5))-methyltransferase RlmD translates to MKDFSKIGFSSRSTSSRADKRGGFSDKTYRRERDPRSPRDNRSERGSDRSSDIQPVRLITTKSGVSERVMHEEQCRVLEKCGSCPTLDISYKSQLMQKTADLKSRVQKAGSDFSTVVIKDCVESEDRLGYRHNVKLVVSERMSFGGRSSQKEGTKRWIDLGFYRQSLNEVVDIGRCPIQSNTMNDIMGWLRTGIRLHNVSVYTLKNKTGLLQNVVIRTSRHTRQAILIFIVTKADLATLRPLARDIAEKYMNVQGIYMQVVTPGRSAQNEDEKINDNLTLIVGQDLLEEKFGNFVFKFSAASFMSINPIITNRIYSRIEELLELTGKETVVDLYSGAGGISLTLAQSAREVIGIDHSTSSIKDALRNAKINEVKNVDFYEGKVDEVLQKLNAEKRLQKADVVILNPARSGCEGKTIEHAVALEPKTIVYLSTFFDILFRDLKSFKKAGYEPTIFEPFDTAPGTNNYEVLCYLTKK, encoded by the coding sequence ATGAAAGATTTTAGTAAAATAGGTTTTAGCAGTCGTTCCACTTCAAGCAGAGCAGACAAGCGTGGCGGCTTTTCCGATAAAACCTATAGACGTGAGAGAGATCCGCGTTCCCCGCGAGACAATCGCTCAGAACGAGGAAGTGATCGCAGCTCGGATATTCAACCTGTTCGACTTATTACAACGAAATCAGGTGTTTCTGAGCGAGTCATGCATGAAGAACAGTGTCGGGTTCTTGAAAAGTGCGGATCATGCCCTACTCTCGATATTTCATATAAAAGCCAATTGATGCAAAAAACAGCAGACCTTAAGTCTCGGGTGCAAAAAGCAGGCTCTGATTTCTCTACTGTCGTTATCAAAGATTGTGTCGAGTCAGAAGATCGTCTGGGATATAGACACAATGTTAAGCTCGTTGTTTCGGAACGAATGAGTTTTGGTGGACGCTCTTCGCAAAAAGAAGGGACTAAGAGATGGATAGACCTTGGTTTTTATAGGCAATCCTTAAATGAAGTGGTTGATATTGGTCGTTGTCCAATTCAATCAAATACAATGAACGACATCATGGGTTGGTTGCGCACAGGTATCCGTCTCCACAATGTAAGCGTTTATACACTTAAAAATAAGACAGGTCTTTTACAAAATGTTGTAATAAGAACTTCAAGACACACACGCCAAGCAATTTTAATATTTATCGTAACAAAAGCAGATTTAGCAACTTTGCGTCCATTGGCGAGAGACATTGCTGAAAAGTATATGAATGTTCAAGGCATCTATATGCAAGTTGTCACACCAGGTCGCAGTGCTCAAAATGAAGATGAAAAAATAAATGACAATTTAACCCTTATTGTTGGGCAGGATCTACTTGAAGAAAAATTCGGCAATTTTGTATTTAAGTTTTCTGCCGCAAGTTTTATGTCTATAAATCCTATAATCACCAATCGGATTTACTCACGTATTGAAGAATTGCTTGAGTTAACAGGGAAAGAAACAGTCGTTGACCTTTATTCTGGTGCAGGTGGAATTTCTTTGACACTTGCTCAGTCAGCCCGTGAAGTTATAGGAATTGATCATTCAACTTCTTCTATTAAAGATGCATTGAGAAATGCAAAAATAAATGAAGTAAAAAATGTTGATTTTTATGAAGGTAAAGTCGATGAAGTTTTACAGAAGTTAAATGCAGAAAAAAGATTGCAAAAAGCAGACGTGGTTATATTAAATCCAGCTCGTTCTGGCTGTGAAGGAAAAACAATAGAACATGCTGTTGCGCTGGAACCTAAAACAATTGTTTATTTATCTACATTTTTTGATATTCTTTTTAGAGATTTAAAATCCTTTAAAAAAGCGGGTTATGAACCAACAATTTTTGAACCATTTGATACAGCTCCAGGAACTAACAATTATGAAGTTCTTTGTTATTTAACAAAAAAATAA
- a CDS encoding pyridoxal phosphate-dependent aminotransferase, whose protein sequence is MSQAIIALDRNEYYFDHHVEVLNLFQFYNQQGHSRYAASTDHVLLQNALATLFKVDLQKITLTHGAEDALIKALAWLKLKYKTLVLEDFSWANYNHIAEGLGFQLKKVQTQIKADSFCLNTSELRNYLDSSEPSVVLLTSPNNPTGHEISEKELYALLKSYPKHFFILDMVYAPFFKHEFAPLLCSENSLFVGSFSKFFGLPGLRVGFAIGYLPKAFQLNLGLQPQAIQICQTALQHIDWYQSNRNEMLTFAKSLERFKFKNISIFKTSASFFLVKLPLFKDLEQILLFAEKQSFVRPKFLIKDKNPYLRFGLAPVNVCNKIEDYLSIIDKKFDEKSF, encoded by the coding sequence TTGTCTCAAGCAATTATTGCTCTCGATCGGAATGAATATTATTTTGACCATCATGTAGAAGTCCTGAATTTGTTTCAATTTTATAATCAACAGGGACACTCGCGCTATGCTGCAAGCACCGATCATGTGCTATTGCAAAATGCGCTCGCCACTCTATTTAAAGTTGATTTGCAAAAAATAACTTTAACCCATGGTGCTGAAGATGCACTTATAAAAGCTTTGGCGTGGTTGAAATTAAAGTATAAAACTTTAGTTTTAGAGGATTTCTCTTGGGCAAATTACAATCACATTGCGGAAGGCTTAGGCTTTCAACTCAAGAAAGTACAAACTCAGATAAAAGCAGATTCATTTTGTTTAAATACAAGTGAATTAAGAAATTATTTAGATTCAAGTGAACCCTCCGTTGTTTTATTAACTTCCCCAAACAATCCCACTGGGCATGAAATTTCCGAAAAAGAGCTTTATGCATTGCTCAAAAGTTATCCAAAACATTTTTTTATCCTAGATATGGTATATGCACCTTTTTTTAAACATGAATTTGCCCCTTTACTCTGTTCAGAAAATTCTTTGTTTGTAGGGAGCTTTTCAAAATTTTTTGGATTGCCAGGATTAAGAGTTGGCTTTGCCATCGGCTATTTACCAAAAGCGTTTCAATTGAATTTAGGTTTGCAACCGCAAGCTATTCAAATATGTCAAACAGCATTACAGCACATTGACTGGTATCAGAGCAATCGCAACGAAATGTTAACTTTTGCAAAATCTTTAGAACGCTTTAAATTTAAGAATATTTCAATTTTTAAAACCTCAGCATCTTTTTTCTTGGTTAAACTTCCACTTTTTAAAGATTTAGAACAAATCCTTTTATTTGCAGAAAAACAATCTTTTGTGCGGCCAAAGTTTTTAATTAAAGATAAAAATCCTTACCTACGTTTTGGTTTAGCGCCCGTAAATGTATGCAATAAAATAGAAGACTATTTATCCATTATCGATAAAAAATTTGACGAAAAATCTTTTTAA
- a CDS encoding flagellin → MGYRIMTNVTSITNQRHMRNTRKMLDQSLERLASGFRINKAADDAAGLAISEKLRSKIRGLQQAQRNANDGISLIQTAEGGMNEVQNMLIRMRELGVQAASDTIGPKERVYLDIEYQALKDEIDRIAYATEFNGTQLLDGTGGILEIQINTGGDNILGVDRLEYNSFKADVKTNRLGVSELALDTKQGAQHSLTAIESAIDYVSAIRADLGALQNRLGSTINNIATTVENISAANSRIKDVDIAEESSELTRNSILLQSGTSVLQQANQTSRMALTLLEGR, encoded by the coding sequence ATGGGCTATCGGATAATGACCAACGTCACCTCAATTACAAACCAGAGACACATGCGCAATACGCGCAAAATGCTGGATCAGAGTTTGGAAAGATTAGCCTCGGGCTTTAGAATTAACAAAGCCGCCGATGATGCCGCAGGCCTTGCAATAAGTGAAAAATTACGCTCAAAAATTAGAGGACTCCAACAAGCTCAACGAAATGCAAATGATGGAATCAGTCTTATTCAAACTGCGGAAGGCGGAATGAATGAAGTCCAAAATATGCTCATTCGTATGCGTGAACTCGGAGTGCAAGCTGCATCTGACACAATTGGCCCCAAAGAACGTGTCTATCTTGATATCGAATATCAAGCACTCAAAGATGAAATTGATAGAATTGCTTATGCGACTGAATTTAATGGAACACAGTTGCTCGACGGTACGGGAGGTATCCTCGAAATTCAAATCAACACAGGAGGTGACAACATTTTAGGTGTTGACCGTCTTGAATACAATTCATTTAAGGCTGACGTAAAAACAAATAGACTCGGCGTTTCAGAACTGGCTCTCGACACAAAACAAGGAGCTCAACATTCTCTTACGGCTATTGAATCGGCCATCGATTACGTAAGTGCTATCCGTGCTGATTTGGGAGCACTCCAAAACAGACTCGGTTCAACAATTAACAATATTGCAACAACAGTAGAAAATATCAGCGCTGCGAACAGCCGCATAAAAGATGTCGATATAGCAGAAGAGAGTTCGGAATTAACACGAAACTCAATCTTACTTCAATCCGGTACCAGTGTCCTTCAACAAGCAAACCAAACGAGCCGCATGGCCCTAACACTCCTTGAAGGAAGATAA